A window of the Microcaecilia unicolor chromosome 5, aMicUni1.1, whole genome shotgun sequence genome harbors these coding sequences:
- the CH25H gene encoding cholesterol 25-hydroxylase, with amino-acid sequence MNCSEQSRVATFRFTVEAEQGAVVLQPLWDTVRARQDWLRSPFFPVSFSFAVYMSFCLPFILLDLLSAKIPALRKYKLQPHNSPTLGMMMLCLFHTIYNHIVFIFPVTVAHWYWRPVSLPKAAPEAQKVLLDTFACLLLFDFQSFVWHVVHHRIPWLYKTFHKLHHKHTSTSVLVTHYSSAWETLSLGFFAGVCPIVMKCHPMTEMIFFIVNIWLSVEDHSGYEFPWSLHKLVPFGLCGGPPHHDIHHMKFRSNYAPYFTHWDRLFGTLAHSHPEEKSK; translated from the coding sequence ATGAATTGCAGCGAGCAGAGCAGGGTAGCAACATTCCGCTTTACCGTGGAGGCGGAGCAGGGAGCTGTGGTTTTGCAGCCTCTCTGGGACACTGTCAGAGCCCGGCAGGACTGGCTCAGATCACCTTTCTTTCCAGTGAGCTTCTCCTTTGCGGTCTACATGTCCTTCTGCCTTCCTTTCATTCTGCTGGACTTGTTAAGTGCTAAAATACCAGCTCTGAGAAAGTATAAACTGCAGCCGCACAACAGTCCTACCCTGGGGATGATGATGCTTTGCTTGTTTCACACGATCTACAATCACATCGTCTTCATTTTCCCAGTGACTGTTGCCCACTGGTACTGGAGACCTGTAAGTTTACCTAAAGCCGCCCCGGAGGCGCAGAAGGTCCTGCTGGATACATTTGCTTGTCTTCTGCTTTTCGACTTCCAGTCTTTCGTCTGGCACGTGGTGCATCACAGAATTCCCTGGCTTTACAAAACGTTTCACAAGCTTCATCACAAGCACACTTCTACGTCTGTCCTTGTAACTCACTATTCCAGTGCATGGGAGACGCTGTCACTTGGATTCTTTGCTGGAGTCTGCCCGATAGTGATGAAGTGCCATCCAATGACAGAAATGATTTTCTTCATAGTCAATATTTGGCTGTCAGTGGAGGACCATTCGGGCTACGAGTTTCCCTGGTCACTGCACAAACTGGTGCCATTTGGACTGTGCGGAGGACCACCACACCATGACATCCATCACATGAAATTCCGCTCAAACTATGCTCCTTACTTCACCCACTGGGACAGGCTTTTTGGCACACTGGCTCATTCCCATCCTGAGGAGAAAAGCAAATAA